One region of Priestia megaterium genomic DNA includes:
- a CDS encoding FAS1-like dehydratase domain-containing protein gives MECKAGDTFTWQRTFQEEEIMQFAEMTGDRGKHHIERDEKGRLMVHGLMTASIGTKIGGDLNYIAREMVSEFLRPVFAGDTVTCECILTEVEKADGFQKVKIKSVYRNQQGKEVLIGTSNGIIRD, from the coding sequence ATGGAATGTAAAGCTGGAGATACATTTACGTGGCAAAGAACGTTTCAAGAGGAAGAAATCATGCAGTTTGCGGAGATGACTGGAGACCGGGGCAAACATCATATAGAACGTGACGAAAAAGGGCGGCTAATGGTACATGGGCTTATGACTGCTAGTATTGGGACAAAGATAGGGGGAGACTTAAACTACATTGCAAGAGAAATGGTGAGCGAATTTCTTCGTCCAGTTTTTGCAGGAGATACAGTTACCTGTGAATGCATATTAACTGAAGTAGAAAAAGCAGATGGTTTTCAAAAAGTGAAAATCAAATCAGTGTATCGAAATCAACAAGGTAAAGAAGTACTGATAGGGACAAGTAATGGAATTATAAGAGATTGA
- a CDS encoding DUF6612 family protein, which produces MKKIMNTGLALSLALLLSACGMPSSEELTGDVKEAQEKVKNVQVKVNGKEEGSSDYKVNGVQEFDFKSKAGYINTKMNGEELKMYHDGDETLAVAGEESTKVQGEEKKYVKALINNARELQQNPIRYYQKYDKNLPNEFDVTEKGKEYVLTFNGDKDKKQKIVAGDAKAYYKITNQGSDTAVDLDQIKGKDFSLIVTIDKETKQIKKVVKNQSYSVKVDGKTENSKSKQTYTYTYNQLDNVTKPKVEAKAAAASNGSSTETPSKEKQAAYAKEAGQYVDALIQATVYQNTDQFVAKHPNQQDKKQVKEKGEFQKSSFVEFFETNFKGALSSLSSNITDEQLNEVSSAFLKALSSTKYNIKDAAYSAEDDAYVVQVEIQGFNDASVLAEVMTPLAEKYQAGELSNEQLVNELIDGVAKRYREPVELLPAKTVPVHVVRNGEKDYEVLMQDEYLLTFAQQS; this is translated from the coding sequence ATGAAAAAAATAATGAATACCGGCTTAGCACTATCACTCGCTCTATTGCTTTCGGCATGTGGGATGCCGTCTTCAGAGGAATTAACGGGTGACGTGAAAGAAGCACAAGAAAAGGTGAAAAATGTTCAAGTGAAAGTCAATGGGAAAGAAGAAGGATCGTCTGATTACAAAGTCAACGGAGTACAAGAGTTTGATTTTAAAAGTAAAGCAGGTTACATTAACACAAAAATGAACGGCGAAGAATTGAAGATGTATCATGACGGTGATGAAACGTTAGCTGTGGCTGGAGAAGAAAGCACAAAAGTACAGGGAGAAGAAAAAAAGTACGTTAAGGCTTTAATTAATAACGCTAGGGAGCTTCAACAAAATCCAATACGCTACTACCAAAAATATGATAAAAATCTTCCAAATGAATTTGACGTCACCGAAAAAGGCAAAGAGTATGTATTAACATTTAACGGAGACAAAGACAAAAAGCAAAAAATTGTAGCAGGTGATGCTAAAGCTTATTATAAAATAACAAATCAAGGCAGCGATACTGCTGTAGACCTTGACCAAATTAAAGGAAAAGATTTTTCGCTTATTGTGACAATTGATAAAGAAACGAAGCAAATAAAGAAAGTAGTAAAAAATCAGTCGTATTCAGTTAAAGTAGACGGAAAAACAGAAAACTCAAAGTCTAAGCAAACGTATACGTATACATATAACCAATTAGACAATGTAACAAAACCAAAAGTGGAAGCAAAAGCCGCTGCTGCTTCTAATGGTAGCAGCACGGAAACGCCAAGTAAAGAAAAGCAGGCTGCCTATGCCAAGGAAGCGGGACAATACGTGGATGCTTTAATTCAAGCAACTGTTTATCAAAATACAGATCAATTTGTTGCCAAACATCCGAATCAGCAAGATAAGAAACAGGTAAAAGAAAAAGGGGAGTTCCAAAAGAGTTCGTTTGTAGAGTTTTTTGAAACGAATTTTAAAGGGGCTTTATCATCATTGAGCTCAAATATAACCGATGAGCAGTTAAACGAAGTAAGCAGCGCTTTTCTAAAAGCTCTTTCATCTACAAAATATAACATTAAAGATGCAGCGTATAGTGCTGAAGATGATGCGTATGTCGTACAAGTCGAAATTCAAGGATTTAACGATGCAAGTGTATTAGCGGAAGTCATGACACCACTTGCAGAAAAATATCAGGCGGGTGAGCTGAGTAACGAGCAGTTAGTAAACGAACTTATTGACGGAGTAGCAAAACGCTATCGTGAGCCAGTTGAATTACTTCCGGCAAAAACAGTCCCTGTACACGTCGTAAGAAATGGTGAAAAAGATTACGAAGTTTTAATGCAAGATGAGTATCTGTTAACATTTGCTCAACAATCATAA
- the murQ gene encoding N-acetylmuramic acid 6-phosphate etherase, with protein MNEQLTLLTTESQNEQTMKIDTASTKEILNVMNKEDQKVALAVQEVLPDVEVAVEFVSESFQKEGRLIYVGAGTSGRLGVLDAVECPPTFSTNPNQVQGLMAGGEKAFVKAVEGAEDKEELGAADLQKIHLNERDTVIGIAASGRTPYVIGALKCAKSVKAKTVALSCNGNSLIGKEADHSIEVVVGPEVLTGSTRLKAASAHKMILNMISTAAMIKVGKAYENLMIDVHVSNEKLKERAIGIICKITGVSYERASQTLEEANNEVKTAVVMIKTNENYDTAKMLLNNAGGYVRKAIEHYV; from the coding sequence ATGAATGAACAGCTTACGTTATTAACAACAGAGTCTCAAAACGAGCAGACCATGAAGATAGATACGGCTAGTACAAAAGAAATTTTAAACGTAATGAATAAAGAAGATCAAAAAGTGGCGCTGGCTGTGCAAGAGGTACTTCCAGACGTAGAGGTAGCAGTTGAGTTTGTAAGCGAATCGTTTCAAAAGGAAGGGCGGCTTATTTATGTCGGAGCAGGAACAAGCGGACGGCTGGGAGTATTGGATGCTGTTGAATGCCCGCCTACTTTCAGTACCAATCCCAATCAGGTACAGGGACTGATGGCTGGAGGAGAAAAAGCATTTGTGAAAGCAGTTGAAGGTGCAGAAGATAAAGAAGAATTGGGAGCAGCAGATTTACAAAAAATACATTTAAATGAACGAGACACAGTCATTGGAATTGCTGCAAGCGGACGTACGCCTTATGTGATTGGTGCATTGAAATGTGCAAAATCTGTAAAAGCTAAAACAGTGGCGCTGTCTTGCAATGGTAATTCACTTATTGGAAAAGAAGCAGATCATAGCATCGAGGTAGTAGTAGGTCCAGAAGTGCTAACAGGTTCCACAAGGTTAAAAGCAGCAAGCGCTCATAAAATGATTCTCAACATGATTTCTACCGCGGCCATGATTAAAGTAGGAAAAGCATATGAAAATTTAATGATAGATGTTCATGTGAGTAATGAAAAGCTTAAGGAACGAGCGATAGGTATTATTTGTAAAATTACAGGTGTTTCTTACGAGCGAGCAAGTCAAACGCTTGAAGAAGCAAATAATGAGGTAAAAACAGCAGTGGTTATGATCAAAACAAATGAAAATTACGACACCGCAAAGATGTTACTGAATAATGCGGGGGGGTATGTGAGAAAAGCGATTGAACATTACGTATAA
- a CDS encoding MurR/RpiR family transcriptional regulator yields MSTGGLTMIKNTVAKLPDSERKIAEYILNNPHTVVNSTAGELGRLANASSAAVIRLCKSIGVSGFQELKVRVAGDLAKDTEQGYRDIETNETIQSIVKKTASNSIQSLSDTAELVNYKEVERAVLALIGAKNIHFFGIGASHIIAIDAQQKFLRINKNATAFADSHLAATLIANASKDDVVVGISFSGETPEVSNVLSLAKNRGVKTISLTKYGQSTVSSLADICLYTSYSQEAPFRSAATSSRLAQLYVIDVLFLSIAAQQYDQTIEYIDKTRDAIQFLKDKK; encoded by the coding sequence ATGTCAACAGGCGGATTAACAATGATTAAAAACACGGTGGCTAAGCTTCCAGATTCGGAGCGGAAAATTGCTGAATATATTTTAAACAACCCGCATACTGTGGTAAACAGTACGGCTGGGGAACTAGGAAGACTAGCGAATGCGAGCAGTGCCGCTGTTATTCGTTTGTGTAAATCTATCGGGGTTAGCGGCTTTCAAGAATTAAAGGTAAGAGTAGCCGGTGATTTAGCTAAAGATACAGAACAAGGATACCGTGATATTGAAACAAATGAAACAATTCAATCTATTGTCAAAAAAACGGCAAGCAACAGCATTCAAAGTCTAAGTGATACGGCTGAGCTTGTGAATTATAAAGAAGTAGAGCGGGCTGTTTTGGCGCTGATTGGAGCAAAAAACATTCATTTTTTCGGAATTGGTGCTTCACATATTATTGCTATAGATGCGCAGCAAAAATTTCTTCGAATTAATAAAAATGCGACGGCTTTTGCGGATAGCCATTTAGCAGCTACACTCATCGCAAATGCAAGTAAAGACGATGTAGTTGTGGGTATTTCTTTTTCAGGAGAGACTCCTGAAGTAAGCAACGTCTTATCTTTAGCTAAAAATCGCGGAGTAAAGACGATTAGCTTAACTAAGTACGGACAGTCTACCGTTTCGTCTTTAGCAGATATTTGTTTGTATACGTCTTATTCTCAAGAAGCGCCGTTTCGAAGCGCAGCAACATCGTCTCGTTTAGCCCAGCTTTATGTGATTGATGTTTTATTTTTAAGTATTGCAGCGCAGCAGTACGACCAGACGATTGAGTATATTGACAAAACAAGAGATGCCATTCAGTTTTTGAAAGATAAGAAATAA
- a CDS encoding PTS transporter subunit EIIC: MSLDNHQLAKAVLEMLGGASNIEAYTHCMTRLRVTIKDDSIVKKADIRKLEGVLGLVEEETLQIIIGPGKVNKVTEEFGKLIDESGGINLENRAAQRKSELKEKNATPFKLLLRRIASIFIPLIPALVASGLITGVTKAAVQAKWLPADSQIAILLTVIGSGLFAYLGILVGINAAKEFGGSPALGGLAGILVINPAVADIKLFGEALLPGRGGLIGVLLAAIFMAVLEKRVRKFVPQSLDIIITPTVTVLITGIITYVVFMPIGGFISDGITKGLLGVLEVGGVVAGFVLGATFLPLVITGLHQGLTPVHLELINSIGDDPLLPILAMGGAGQVGAAFAIYIKTKKKRLKRAIGGALPSGLLGIGEPLIFGVTLPLGRPFLTACLGAGIGGAFQAHFHIATVAVGVSGLPLTFLVHAHQILLYLLGLVIAYAAGFICTYFFGFNDEMAREFE, encoded by the coding sequence ATGTCTTTAGATAATCATCAATTAGCAAAGGCTGTTTTGGAGATGCTTGGGGGAGCATCCAATATTGAAGCGTATACGCATTGTATGACGCGGCTGCGTGTGACTATAAAAGATGATTCAATTGTTAAAAAGGCAGATATACGAAAACTTGAAGGCGTGCTCGGATTAGTGGAAGAAGAAACGCTGCAAATCATTATTGGGCCGGGCAAAGTGAACAAAGTAACAGAAGAATTTGGAAAGTTAATTGATGAATCCGGCGGTATTAACTTAGAAAATCGTGCAGCACAGCGGAAATCGGAGCTGAAAGAAAAAAATGCAACTCCGTTTAAGCTGTTGCTTCGCCGAATTGCAAGTATTTTTATTCCGTTGATACCTGCTCTTGTAGCATCTGGACTTATTACCGGAGTGACAAAAGCAGCTGTGCAGGCGAAGTGGCTTCCGGCAGATTCACAGATTGCTATTCTTTTAACCGTTATCGGAAGCGGTTTATTTGCCTATCTGGGTATTTTAGTAGGTATTAATGCAGCAAAAGAATTTGGTGGTTCGCCAGCTCTAGGAGGCTTAGCGGGCATTTTAGTCATTAATCCTGCCGTAGCTGATATTAAACTTTTTGGTGAAGCACTTTTGCCGGGGCGTGGGGGCTTAATAGGAGTGCTGCTTGCAGCAATCTTTATGGCCGTGTTAGAAAAACGAGTACGTAAATTTGTCCCACAGTCACTGGATATTATTATTACACCAACCGTTACGGTGTTAATTACAGGAATTATTACGTATGTGGTATTCATGCCAATCGGCGGCTTCATTTCAGATGGAATCACAAAAGGTCTTTTAGGAGTTTTAGAGGTTGGAGGAGTTGTAGCAGGCTTTGTTTTAGGGGCAACGTTTTTGCCGCTCGTTATTACAGGACTGCATCAAGGTCTTACTCCGGTCCATTTAGAGCTTATTAATTCGATTGGAGATGATCCGCTTCTTCCTATACTAGCAATGGGCGGAGCCGGTCAGGTTGGTGCAGCTTTTGCTATTTATATCAAAACAAAGAAAAAACGCTTAAAGCGAGCAATTGGAGGCGCACTTCCTTCAGGGCTGCTGGGAATCGGAGAGCCGCTTATTTTTGGAGTCACACTTCCTTTAGGGCGTCCATTTTTAACCGCTTGTCTTGGAGCTGGAATCGGCGGAGCGTTTCAGGCGCACTTCCATATTGCAACTGTAGCAGTGGGAGTATCGGGTTTGCCGCTTACGTTTTTAGTTCATGCGCATCAAATTCTTCTTTATTTACTTGGATTAGTTATTGCTTACGCAGCAGGCTTTATTTGTACCTATTTCTTTGGATTTAACGATGAAATGGCGAGGGAGTTTGAATGA
- a CDS encoding MupG family TIM beta-alpha barrel fold protein, with product MIGISFYLNDRDAKQRLVEASECGVTRAFTSLHIPEEKGDLAERAKELLHVARDCGISVYADVSKHTPVHLGIESLMTLSSLGVSGIRLDDGFSVEETILLADEFYIALNASTVSKLEIEALLSAGLHHHQLLAWHNFYPRPETGLEETFFQQQTDLFNKLRVPVCAYIPGEGEKRGPIYQGLPTREKDRNKCPFTSAVDLYGCGVTEVYIGDPYASSSLLKRLVQYQENRIIPLRIRSPHIQGTYSVRPDISRDVLRLVDTRSVEPVPPYHTVERGIGAITMDNDGYGRYRGEVQIAKRNLPANANVNVIGYVIEEDHELLSLVRPGQKLKLINV from the coding sequence ATGATTGGCATTTCGTTTTATTTGAACGATAGAGATGCCAAACAAAGATTAGTAGAAGCGAGTGAATGCGGCGTTACACGCGCATTCACTTCACTTCACATTCCAGAGGAAAAAGGAGATTTGGCTGAACGGGCAAAAGAATTGCTTCATGTGGCTAGAGATTGTGGAATAAGCGTGTATGCAGATGTATCTAAGCATACACCGGTTCATTTAGGTATCGAAAGCCTTATGACTCTATCTTCACTTGGCGTATCTGGTATTAGACTAGACGATGGCTTTAGCGTAGAAGAAACGATTTTACTTGCGGATGAGTTTTATATTGCCCTTAATGCAAGTACAGTGTCAAAACTAGAAATAGAAGCGCTGTTATCTGCAGGCCTTCATCATCATCAGCTGCTTGCTTGGCATAATTTTTATCCGCGGCCTGAAACAGGGCTTGAAGAAACGTTTTTTCAACAGCAGACAGATTTATTCAATAAACTTCGTGTTCCAGTGTGTGCTTATATTCCTGGAGAAGGCGAAAAAAGAGGTCCTATTTATCAAGGTCTTCCTACTAGAGAAAAAGACCGTAATAAATGTCCTTTTACCTCTGCAGTAGATTTATACGGATGCGGAGTAACGGAGGTTTATATTGGAGATCCATACGCCAGTTCAAGTTTATTAAAACGTTTAGTTCAATATCAAGAAAACCGCATTATTCCGCTACGCATTCGTTCACCTCATATACAGGGAACGTACAGCGTGCGTCCGGATATATCAAGAGACGTTCTGCGTTTGGTGGATACACGATCTGTAGAACCAGTGCCGCCATATCATACAGTCGAGCGCGGAATCGGAGCAATTACAATGGACAATGATGGCTACGGACGTTACAGAGGAGAGGTTCAAATAGCTAAAAGGAATTTGCCTGCAAATGCTAATGTGAATGTGATTGGGTATGTAATAGAAGAAGATCATGAGCTGCTTTCATTAGTGAGACCGGGACAAAAGCTTAAGCTTATCAATGTCTAA
- a CDS encoding LacI family DNA-binding transcriptional regulator, producing MSARNLRGQDKSAQLTIALIWPIDTRVSLVGRILTGIQNYIASLKSGPTIKLLVETFQNEEGISSVKGLQTSSYFNGAIIANTTAADEAYIHRSKPGVPIVLFNRVSSIYSVIQSKNYEAGQAVADHFIRNNHQHISILVPDVSSQALEAGVKGVTDRIEQTDVTYCHHYCSYTEQGGYDSIKQLIEQGKVPTAVICLSDHVALGALSALNDYGISVPADCEVMGFDNQEFSKFTNPKLSTVNLPVEKMAYCAGELLVKTISDPYGDVDQQIFDLEIIHRNTTRIK from the coding sequence ATGTCTGCGCGTAACTTGCGGGGACAAGACAAATCAGCGCAGCTAACAATTGCTCTTATTTGGCCAATTGATACGCGCGTATCGTTAGTGGGACGCATTCTTACAGGTATTCAAAACTACATAGCTTCATTAAAAAGCGGCCCTACTATTAAATTATTAGTCGAAACGTTTCAAAATGAAGAAGGTATTTCCTCTGTAAAAGGTCTTCAAACATCTTCATATTTTAACGGAGCGATTATTGCGAATACAACGGCAGCTGATGAGGCTTATATTCACCGATCTAAACCTGGTGTTCCGATTGTTTTATTTAATCGTGTATCATCTATATACTCTGTTATACAATCCAAAAATTATGAAGCGGGCCAAGCGGTAGCAGATCATTTTATTCGTAATAATCATCAACATATCAGTATTTTAGTTCCAGACGTGTCTTCACAGGCTTTAGAAGCAGGAGTAAAAGGCGTAACAGATAGAATTGAACAGACTGATGTTACGTATTGTCACCATTACTGTTCATATACAGAACAAGGTGGGTATGACAGCATCAAACAGCTTATTGAACAAGGAAAAGTTCCAACCGCTGTGATTTGTTTGAGTGATCATGTTGCATTAGGAGCTCTTTCTGCTCTTAATGACTACGGCATCTCTGTGCCAGCTGATTGTGAAGTGATGGGATTTGATAACCAAGAGTTCTCTAAATTTACTAACCCAAAACTTTCGACTGTCAATTTGCCGGTAGAAAAAATGGCCTATTGTGCAGGAGAGCTTTTAGTTAAAACAATTTCTGATCCATATGGGGATGTGGACCAACAGATATTTGATTTGGAAATTATTCATCGTAATACAACGAGAATCAAATAA
- a CDS encoding dihydrodipicolinate synthase family protein, whose translation MKHLYGVTTAMVTPFTKTGEVDLEKVVNLTEFLISKGVHCLYPLGTTGEMLRLSVKERKQVAETVVKQAANRVTVFIHVGAMNEEDTIELAKHAYEIGADGIGVVTPMFFGANDNELETYFIKVANSVPNDFPVYLYNIPQCSSNDLTAEVAQKVADSCKNVIGIKYSYPDYLRVNDYLNINDGNFSVLPGTDRLFLAALAMGCEGVVSGVSGVYPEPFVETYNAFKANDLEKARKMQKVAIQYCEALLNGSNMSYFKEALKLRGIDVGGMRSPQIDLTEEEVKELDDKLNSIRPKSSV comes from the coding sequence ATGAAACATTTATACGGAGTTACAACAGCAATGGTTACACCGTTTACTAAAACGGGTGAAGTAGATTTAGAGAAAGTAGTAAATTTAACAGAGTTTTTAATTTCAAAAGGAGTGCACTGCTTGTATCCGCTTGGTACAACGGGCGAGATGCTTCGTCTATCTGTCAAAGAAAGAAAGCAAGTTGCAGAAACAGTAGTGAAACAAGCGGCTAATCGTGTAACCGTATTCATACATGTAGGAGCTATGAATGAAGAAGATACAATTGAGCTTGCAAAACATGCCTATGAAATTGGCGCCGACGGTATCGGAGTAGTTACGCCTATGTTCTTTGGAGCAAACGATAACGAACTAGAAACGTATTTTATAAAAGTAGCAAACAGTGTCCCGAATGATTTTCCCGTATATTTATATAATATTCCTCAGTGTTCAAGCAATGATTTAACGGCAGAGGTAGCTCAAAAAGTGGCAGATTCATGCAAGAATGTAATTGGTATTAAATATAGCTACCCTGACTATTTACGCGTAAATGATTATTTAAATATTAACGATGGAAACTTTTCTGTTCTTCCCGGAACCGATCGTTTATTTTTAGCAGCTCTGGCTATGGGATGTGAAGGAGTTGTCTCCGGTGTATCGGGCGTTTATCCCGAGCCTTTTGTAGAGACTTATAATGCCTTTAAAGCGAATGATTTAGAAAAAGCGAGAAAGATGCAAAAAGTTGCTATTCAATATTGTGAAGCTCTTTTAAACGGAAGCAACATGTCTTATTTTAAAGAAGCATTAAAATTGAGAGGCATTGATGTTGGTGGCATGAGATCTCCTCAAATAGATTTAACAGAAGAAGAAGTCAAAGAATTAGATGATAAACTAAATAGCATTCGTCCAAAGAGCAGTGTTTAA
- a CDS encoding MFS transporter produces the protein MAVTSKLNESVNKDLGPVKQDVKKTNIRWWLIIVLLIGAVVNYLDRSNLSIANTTIAKEFGLSSTQMGLLLSAFLWPYALANLPAGWLVDKYGPKKMFAWASGLWSVATVASAFTNTYSALYAMRMLLGVSESPFFTSGIKVTERWFKKEERGLPTSIINTGSQIANAIAPPLLTVLLLTMSWRGMFVVIGAAGFIVMFVWLKIYRDPDYVANKVKAVPKEEIKISHTSQAKWSQLFKYKSTWFMIIGNFGIMFTIWVYLTWLPSYLETERGFSLKQTGWIAAIPFLAGIIGVLLGGVISDRFIRKGINAVTARKIPIVGGAILAAASVAPVPFIDNAALSIVLLSIGYFASQLPSGVIWTLAADIAPKEQVASLGAIQNFGGFLGAAMAPIVTGFILDATGTFTAVFLLGAGLLLIGAISYGVFLKKPIAN, from the coding sequence ATGGCGGTTACATCTAAATTAAATGAAAGCGTTAACAAAGATTTAGGTCCTGTAAAGCAAGATGTAAAAAAGACGAATATACGCTGGTGGCTTATTATTGTATTGCTAATTGGAGCAGTTGTTAACTATTTAGACCGCTCTAATTTAAGCATCGCTAATACCACGATTGCCAAAGAGTTTGGGCTGTCTTCTACACAAATGGGTCTTTTGCTTTCAGCTTTTCTCTGGCCATATGCCTTAGCAAATCTACCAGCAGGCTGGCTGGTTGACAAATACGGGCCGAAAAAAATGTTTGCATGGGCATCAGGCCTATGGTCTGTGGCAACGGTAGCAAGTGCATTTACTAACACGTATTCTGCTCTTTATGCCATGAGAATGCTTCTTGGTGTATCGGAGTCTCCTTTTTTTACTTCAGGAATTAAAGTGACGGAAAGATGGTTTAAAAAAGAAGAGCGCGGCCTTCCTACTTCGATTATTAATACAGGGTCTCAAATTGCTAATGCGATTGCTCCGCCACTTCTAACGGTACTGCTTTTAACAATGAGTTGGAGAGGAATGTTTGTTGTTATAGGAGCAGCAGGCTTTATTGTGATGTTTGTTTGGCTAAAGATATACCGAGATCCGGATTATGTTGCCAATAAAGTGAAAGCTGTCCCTAAAGAAGAAATAAAAATCAGTCATACCTCACAAGCAAAATGGTCACAGCTGTTTAAATATAAAAGCACATGGTTTATGATTATCGGGAATTTCGGAATTATGTTTACGATATGGGTTTATTTAACTTGGCTTCCTAGCTACTTAGAAACAGAGCGCGGTTTTAGCCTAAAACAAACGGGCTGGATTGCTGCTATTCCGTTTCTAGCAGGAATCATAGGAGTGTTGCTTGGTGGTGTAATTTCAGATAGATTTATTCGAAAAGGAATTAATGCAGTAACGGCAAGAAAAATACCAATTGTAGGCGGGGCAATCTTAGCCGCAGCATCGGTAGCACCCGTTCCTTTTATTGATAATGCAGCCTTAAGTATTGTCTTATTGTCGATTGGCTACTTCGCGTCACAGCTGCCATCAGGCGTCATTTGGACTCTAGCGGCGGATATTGCACCAAAGGAACAAGTTGCTTCACTCGGCGCTATTCAGAACTTCGGTGGATTTCTAGGAGCGGCAATGGCTCCTATCGTAACAGGGTTTATATTAGATGCAACGGGAACTTTTACGGCGGTTTTCCTGTTAGGAGCAGGACTGCTTTTAATTGGTGCTATTAGTTATGGCGTATTTTTAAAGAAGCCAATAGCTAACTAG
- a CDS encoding acetylornithine deacetylase: MKETIDLLVKQVEERKGELIQLLTTLVSYKTPAPPARNSHEAQLYVADFLKNCGFSIDMWDLYSNDPIVVGTLKGQKSADYQSLIINGHMDVAEVQENENWETNPFEAVVKDNMIIGRGVADMKGGLAGALFAVQLLTEAGIELPGDLIFESVVGEEVGEAGTLQCCQKGYTADFALVVDTSDLHIQGQGGVITGWITIKSSKTYHDGTRRSMIHAGGGLLAASAIEKMAKVIGGLQELERHWAVTKSYPGFLPGTNTINPAVIEGGRHAAFIADECRLWITVHYYPNESYDQVSKEVEEYIIAIAKADPWLKDNLPTFEWGGTSMIEDRGEIFPSLEIDENHAGVQLLANTHEQMEGKKPPIDVSTSVTDGGWLADAGIPAAIYGPGNLANAHAVNEQLDINQLVQYTKVIVQFIYTWLHTHKE, encoded by the coding sequence ATGAAAGAAACAATTGATTTGCTTGTCAAACAGGTAGAGGAGCGCAAAGGAGAGTTAATCCAGTTATTAACAACGCTTGTTTCGTATAAAACGCCAGCGCCTCCTGCACGAAATTCTCATGAAGCGCAGCTGTACGTAGCGGATTTTCTTAAAAACTGCGGTTTTTCCATTGATATGTGGGACTTATATTCTAACGACCCTATCGTAGTGGGAACGTTAAAAGGACAAAAATCGGCTGACTATCAAAGCTTGATTATTAACGGCCATATGGATGTTGCTGAGGTACAAGAAAATGAAAATTGGGAAACCAATCCGTTTGAAGCTGTTGTGAAAGACAATATGATAATTGGACGCGGAGTTGCTGATATGAAAGGCGGTTTGGCGGGAGCATTATTTGCTGTGCAGCTTTTAACAGAAGCAGGAATCGAGCTGCCAGGAGACTTGATTTTTGAATCCGTTGTAGGAGAAGAAGTAGGAGAGGCAGGTACGCTGCAATGCTGTCAGAAAGGGTATACAGCTGATTTTGCGCTTGTAGTCGATACAAGTGATTTACATATTCAAGGTCAAGGCGGAGTGATCACGGGATGGATTACGATAAAAAGCAGTAAAACCTATCATGACGGTACACGCCGAAGTATGATTCATGCTGGAGGAGGGCTGTTAGCCGCAAGCGCTATTGAAAAGATGGCAAAAGTGATCGGAGGGCTACAAGAATTGGAGCGTCACTGGGCTGTTACAAAGAGCTATCCAGGATTTTTGCCAGGGACAAATACGATTAATCCAGCAGTAATCGAAGGCGGAAGACATGCTGCTTTTATTGCAGATGAATGCAGGCTGTGGATCACCGTTCACTATTATCCTAATGAATCGTACGACCAAGTATCAAAAGAAGTGGAAGAATATATTATAGCTATTGCAAAAGCAGATCCATGGTTAAAAGATAATCTGCCAACCTTTGAATGGGGAGGCACATCAATGATTGAAGACAGAGGAGAAATCTTTCCGTCATTAGAAATTGATGAAAATCATGCAGGAGTGCAGCTGCTTGCAAATACTCATGAACAAATGGAAGGGAAAAAGCCTCCAATTGATGTGTCAACTAGCGTAACAGACGGGGGATGGCTAGCTGATGCGGGAATTCCCGCCGCTATTTACGGTCCGGGAAATTTAGCAAATGCACATGCTGTGAACGAACAATTAGATATTAATCAGCTTGTTCAATATACAAAAGTGATAGTGCAGTTCATTTATACGTGGCTGCATACGCATAAGGAGTGA